A genomic stretch from Arachis stenosperma cultivar V10309 chromosome 3, arast.V10309.gnm1.PFL2, whole genome shotgun sequence includes:
- the LOC130967514 gene encoding formin-like protein 5 produces MGSQRYMVAAAATVSFCVLLVLLVVGTVNFIDKKGTQGVIRQLLDPASELLDDNTAKVLLTKNVIHLNKEAEDLHLCVRQELPVNFNTIGSDIRPLTQADIKNLIKLCHYQFKEKCVYCLRKNNLPLLPSREDDDDSKIWHAAYRALHFSGSSASRQNLGRVLLQQISEAPSPGPAVGSPTPSLAPTPGPSLAPSSGPSPAPSPGPGLAPSSAPVPVDSRPLHPPLSPFFPKLTPPTTSNADVSAPPSSDTNKTEDKHSNKKTVVIAVVITALVTLIGAALLFMFCGRFSKIGQGRKNDERPLLSLSMSDYSVGPSSYGFGNSMKGEKLGFQSSSNNLVDNKKPQVLESQSIGAFSAASGSPFEVKTHSQWTGTMPSGMPPLKPPPGRLNPLPPEPPSFRPSGNAAPAPAAAPAPALATHGPQQVGVGGAPRPGPPPPPHPAPVGAQHSPPFPPPPALAAARAHPPPPPPAPVGARPSPPPPLPPTSTGAKPSPPPPPPAPAGAKPGPRPPPPPKGGIPPPRPPPIGASKPKATENVEAGASEADAPKAKLKPFFWDKVQANSDQSMVWNQIKSGSFQFNEEMIETLFGYNAVDKKNGQRGKESSAQDPSPQYIQIIDKKKAQNLLILLRALNMTMEEVCDALYEGNELPAEFLQTLLKMAPTTDEQLKLRLFTGELSQLGPADQFLKAMVDIPFAFKRMEALLFMSTLKEELNSTIESFAVLEVACKELRNSRLFLKLLEAVLKTGNRMNDGTFRGGAQAFKLDTLLKLSDVKGTDGKTTLLHFVVQEIIRSEGIKAARLANVSDLKDSSSETEDRYRDIGLQVVSHLSSELENVKRAAILDADTLTGTTAKLGHGLMKTKDLLNKDLKNVEEDRGFSDTIRRFVQNAETDVVRLLEEEKRVMALVKSTGDYFHGKAGKDEGLRLFVIVRDFLIMVDKACKQVRDAQKKPAKSQKQETSQGSSSSETRPPPSDFRQRLFPAIAERRIGDSSSDEESP; encoded by the exons ATGGGAAGTCAGAGATATATGGTTGCCGCCGCAGCGACAGTTAGCTTTTGtgtacttttggttcttcttgtTGTAGGAACAGTTAACTTCATAGATAAGAAGGGAACACAAGGTGTTATTAGACAATTGCTTGATCCAGCATCTGAATTGCTAGATGACAACACG GCAAAGGTACTATTGACCAAAAATGTAATTCATTTAAATAAAGAGGCAGAAGATCTCCATTTATGCGTTCGACAAGAATTGCCTGTTAACTTCAATACAATTGGTTCAGACATTCGACCATTAACACAAGCAgacataaaaaatttgattaagcTTTGCCATTATCAGTTCAAGGAAAAGTGCGTCTATTGTTTGAGAAAAAATAATCTTCCATTACTGCCATCGAGggaagatgatgatgattcCAAGATTTGGCATGCTGCATATAGGGCACTGCATTTTTCTGGATCTAGTGCTTCCAGACAAAACTTGGGTCGAGTTTTGCTTCAGCAGATATCAGAAGCACCTAGTCCAGGACCAGCTGTTGGATCACCAACACCGAGTCTTGCACCAACCCCTGGACCCAGTTTAGCACCCTCATCCGGACCTAGTCCAGCACCATCCCCTGGACCTGGTCTGGCCCCATCGTCTGCTCCGGTACCTGTTGATTCTAGACCTCTGCATCCTCCTTTGTCACCATTTTTTCCTAAACTGACACCACCAACAACATCAAATGCAGATGTTTCTGCTCCTCCGTCATCGGACACTAATAAAACCGAAGATAAGCATAGTAATAAGAAAACAGTTGTTATTGCTGTAGTTATAACTGCACTGGTGACATTGATAGGAGCAGCACTGCTCTTTATGTTCTGTGGTCGGTTTTCGAAGATTGGCCAAGGTAGAAAAAATGATGAGAGGCCACTTCTCAGCTTGAGCATGAGTGACTACTCTGTTG GTCCTTCCAGTTATGGATTTGGAAATTCAATGAAAGGGGAGAAACTTGGGTTCCAATCATCAAGTAATAATTTGGTTGACAACAAGAAGCCCCAGGTTCTAGAAAGTCAATCAATAGGAGCTTTTAGTGCTGCTTCGGGATCACCATTTGAAGTAAAAACTCATTCCCAATGGACAGGAACCATGCCTTCTGGAATGCCTCCTTTAAAACCTCCACCTGGCAGGCTGAATCCTCTCCCCCCTGAGCCTCCTTCGTTTAGGCCTTCTGGTAATGCTGCCCCTGCCCCTGCCGCTGCCCCTGCCCCTGCCCTGGCTACTCATGGACCACAACAGGTTGGTGTTGGTGGTGCTCCACGTCCTGgacctccaccaccaccacaccCAGCACCAGTTGGTGCCCAACATTCTCCTCCCTTCCCACCACCCCCAGCATTGGCTGCTGCCAGAGCTCAtcctccaccaccacctccTGCACCAGTTGGGGCCAGACCTAGTCCTCCACCACCACTTCCCCCTACATCAACAGGTGCGAAACCTAGTCCTCCTCCACCTCCCCCAGCTCCAGCTGGTGCCAAACCTGGTCCTCGCCCTCCGCCACCTCCTAAGGGTGGTATACCTCCTCCTCGCCCACCTCCAATCGGGGCTAGCAAACCAAAAGCTACGGAGAACGTTGAAGCTGGCGCAAGTGAAGCTGATGCTCCTAAAGCCAAGCTAAAGCCATTTTTCTGGGATAAGGTTCAAGCTAACTCTGATCAATCAATGGTTTGGAATCAAATCAAGTCTGGATCATTCCA GTTTAATGAGGAGATGATAGAAACACTTTTTGGTTATAACGCTGTGGATAAAAAAAATGGTCAACGAGGGAAAGAGTCTTCTGCCCAAGACCCTTCACCTCAGTATATCCAGATCATTGACAAAAAGAAAGCACAGAATTTATTAATTCTGTTGCGAGCATTGAACATGACAATGGAAGAAGTATGTGATGCACTTTACGAAG GAAATGAGCTACCTGCTGAGTTCCTCCAAACCTTGCTGAAGATGGCACCGACGACTGATGAACAACTTAAGCTTAGACTTTTTACTGGTGAGCTATCTCAACTTGGCCCTGCTGATCAGTTCTTGAAAGCGATGGTTGACATTCCATTTGCTTTTAAGCGAATGGAAGCACTTCTTTTCATGAGTACACTTAAAGAGGAGCTCAATTCTACTATCGAGTCTTTTGCAGTTCTAGAG GTTGCTTGTAAGGAACTAAGAAACAGCCGGCTGTTCCTCAAGCTTCTTGAAGCTGTTCTCAAAACTGGCAACCGTATGAATGATGGAACATTCCGTGGTGGTGCACAAGCATTTAAGCTTGATACACTCCTGAAACTATCTGATGTAAAAGGAACAGATGGCAAGACCACACTCTTACACTTTGTTGTTCAGGAGATTATCCGTTCTGAAGGCATAAAAGCTGCCAGGCTGGCAAATGTGAGTGATCTTAAAGATAGCTCTAGTGAAACCGAAGATCGCTACCGTGACATTGGCCTTCAGGTGGTTTCGCACTTGAGTAGCGAACTTGAGAATGTCAAGAGAGCAGCAATTCTAGATGCCGACACCTTAACTGGAACTACTGCCAAACTTGGCCATGGTCTCATGAAAACCAAAGATTTGTTAAACAAAGATCTGAAGAATGTGGAGGAAGATAGAGGGTTTAGTGACACAATTAGACGTTTCGTGCAGAATGCTGAGACTGATGTCGTGAGACTTctggaagaagagaagagagtcATGGCTCTGGTAAAGAGCACTGGTGATTACTTTCATGGGAAGGCCGGCAAGGACGAAGGCTTACGGTTGTTTGTAATAGTAAGAGACTTCTTAATAATGGTGGACAAGGCATGCAAGCAGGTGAGAGATGCACAGAAGAAGCCTGCAAAATCTCAAAAACAAGAGACATCTCAAGGATCATCTTCCTCGGAGACTCGTCCGCCACCTTCTGATTTTCGTCAGCGGCTCTTTCCAGCAATTGCTGAAAGGAGGATAGGTGACAGTAGTTCGGACGAAGAGAGTCCATAG